The following proteins are encoded in a genomic region of Patagioenas fasciata isolate bPatFas1 chromosome 26, bPatFas1.hap1, whole genome shotgun sequence:
- the ANXA4 gene encoding annexin A4, whose translation MATIKGVSSFSAEQEAQALRKAMKGLGTDEDAIIEVLTKLNTAQRQQVLITYKSSIGRDLIDDLKSELSGNFERVIIGLMTPTTMYDVHELKRAMKGAGTDEGCLIEILASRTNEEIRRINENYKLQYGCTLEEDIVSDTSSMFRRVLVSLATGNRDEGTYVDGALAQQDAQCLYEAGEKKWGTDEAQFMTILCTRNRFHLLRVFDAYREIANKDITESIKSEMSGDLEDALLAVVKCMRNKPAYFAERLYKSMKGLGTDDNTLIRVMVSRCEIDMLQIRREFLSMYGKSLHSFIKGDCSGDYRKVLLRLCGGED comes from the exons ATG GCGACAATCAAGGGGGTCTCGAGCTTCAGTGCTGAGCAGGAAGCACAGGCGCTAAGGAAGGCTATGAAGGGATTGG GCACAGATGAAGATGCCATCATCGAGGTCTTGACCAAACTGAACACTGCCCAACGTCAGCAAGTTCTGATCACCTATAAAAGCAGCATTGGCAGG GATTTGATTGATGACTTGAAGTCTGAGCTGAGTGGGAATTTTGAAAGGGTGATCATTGGTCTGATGACTCCTACCACCATGTACGACGTGCACGAACTGAAGAGGGCTATGAAG GGTGCAGGAACAGATGAAGGTTGCCTGATTGAAATTCTGGCTTCTCGCACAAACGAAGAGATTCGTCGCATCAATGAGAACTACAAACTTC AATACGGCTGTACCCTCGAGGAGGACATTGTCTCTGACACATCTTCCATGTTCCGAAGAGTTCTCGTGTCCCTCGCCACG GGAAACAGAGATGAGGGAACATATGTGGATGGTGCCCTTGCTCAACAAGATGCTCAG TGCCTGTATGAAGCTGGGGAGAAGAAGTGGGGAACAGATGAGGCTCAATTTATGACCATCCTCTGTACACGGAACAGGTTCCACCTACTAAGAG TTTTCGATGCCTACAGAGAGATTGCTAATAAGGACATAACAGAGAGCATTAAATCTGAGATGTCAGGAGACCTCGAGGATGCTCTGTTAGCCGTGG TGAAGTGCATGCGAAATAAACCTGCGTATTTTGCTGAAAGATTGTATAAATCCATGAAG GGCTTGGGAACAGATGACAACACGCTGATCCGGGTGATGGTGTCCCGCTGTGAAATAGATATGCTGCAGATCAGAAGGGAATTCCTGAGCATGTACGGGAAATCGCTCCACTCCTTCATTAAG gGAGACTGCTCAGGAGACTACAGGAAAGTTCTGCTCAGACTCTGTGGTGGGGAGGATTAA